The genomic stretch tgTGATCTACGTTTGAGAACGAGTAAGTAGTATATGGACTTAATTTGCAAATCCGATCCCCTTTTTTCTTGTGTCTAGGTTGATAGCTCGCTCGTGTGAATCTTATTAATTAAAGTCCTGTTATATAAGACTTATGTTAgccattttcccaaaaaaaaaaaaaataagacttATGTTAGCCATGTTTATAAGGGAAATCATTAAATGCATAGAGATATTGAAGACACAGCTGCCGCTTAAAGAGGTAGTAAAAGACACCGGAAACTATTGAAAAATGAAAACAAGCAATAATTTCCGGGAAACCAGCAAAGATCAACTTCAAAAATTAAAGAGGAACTAACTACATTGATTACTGCATGCACCAATTAGCCTTGCACAACGTATTGTTTGTGACCGTCACAAGCTTACGAGCTTCTCATAATCTCTCTCCTAATTAGCATTGTGGGGTCTTTTTGTACACACAATTACTTGTATTAGAATAAGGTTACCTCACAGCATGAAACAACATTTTATTGATAGATCGTCTTACACTAGTATAAAGCAATCTTATACAATGATTATTGTATTTTGGACGTAAATAAATATCCATCTTTGTTATAGGTGTCGTATACCCATTCGGCCATTCTGCGGATTTAACGCGTTCACtcatttcttgaaaattggttaaaatttataactatataGCCCCTTCATACCAGAttaatggtaacacttacctaatacgaTCGTACCACGCCAATAGTAACATACTATAGATGAAATGTTTTTTTTCCAATAATACCCTTATATCTTTCTTATATTTACACAAATGCCAAGTAGTGAGCATCTTACCAACCCAACATTAATCGTTATTATATTCAACTTATTTTCCATATTTCCCCCGGTTTTATCCTATTttcttaaataaaaaaaatctcattttttaacatgttaccattggtctggtatagAGGGAGTATATCTCTTAAATAGTTTTGTTTTTATTAGGGAATGGCATGGAATGAAGGCACAAATCTAAGCAACAATAACACTCATGAGGAAGACATGGACACAATTAGTGAAGAGCTAGCAGCCGTGCTTGGAGATGACTTCGCTTTCactaattttaatgaagaaacaACCATGTCTTCACTACTTAATTGCACCATTATTGATCAAAATCCTACTAATAACTTATTAGGTCAATGTGATCAACAACTTCCTCCACTCTCTAATAATGATTATTCTCCAACTTCAATTGAACCAATTATCACAAATGATCAAATCAcaaatattaataatattgcTACCAAAAATTCTAGTGTTTTGAGTGATGAACATGTAGCGGCTAATACGAGTGGGAGAAAGAGGAGAAGAGACCCAGAGCAGGTTCAAGGTCATATTCTAGCTGAGAGAAAACGGAGGGAGTTGCTTTCACAGCGCTTTATCGCTCTTTCTGCCATGGTTCCTGGCTTAAAGAAGGTACTCGTTTTTCTAgcgtatatactccctccataccatacaaatggtaacgtggtaaaaaatggggtttttaagaaaagagggtaaaagaggggtaaagagggaagaaaataagtgggatatgtaattgtgggtttaattgtgagttggtaggtggggtatgtagtggcattttatttaaatatcaaatgggtataaggataatttggtaatgttgtgggccaaataaggaatgttaccattaGTATGGTACGAccgtattaggtaagtgttaccaatGGTGTAATACGGAGTGAGTATTATCTTGTCACACATGTTAAAGTAACTTAAAAGCGACAAtatgacaaattttgaaaaaGTATGACCTAAGAAACATTGTGACGAAATATTTATATAATACTCCTTATATTTCATTTAGAATCCCTTCATTGGATTGCCTTTTTTAAATATGTTGTATAGTAAAATAAGGTTAAATACAAATAAGAAAGAGACATTATGTAAAAGTAAGTAGAcctcatttttattttttttgtaaaagtAGGTGGATAGAATTTACTTGTCAATTCACCTAGTCTTAATTACTCcgtatttatttacttttaattaaaataaaaatataatttagTTAATGAGCTCGTGTTGATAATTTAGTTTATTGATGAAAAGTTTCTCTTTTTGGGCGGGGGTGGTTTCATAGATTGATCACTTATTTCACGAAAGGCAAATCCCATGATTTAGGTCAATTATTAGAAGGAAAATGACAGTCATTACAAAAACAATGTGGAGTAATATTCTATGTCTCTAATTCTCTATGCACTAAAACTTAGGAGAGACGGTCTTTCACTGAGTTATggagagaccaatctttcgtactcttttatttgtatttcgtaccctttttattgttgatcgtgacatcGTAATTCcttacctatttacataataaatgtacccattttatcattaatcatgatttgtacctattttattgcctttagtacCACATTTTCTTAAAATTGTGCAATGATCTCAAAAACTtaattaagagaccgtctctgaGGAGACCTACTCTTCTCTATGACCCCATGCGCAATAATAATGGGACTATTATCaaattaaatacggagtatcaaTTACCTTGATAGTCGATAAATGATTAAAAGTGAATTTGTAATGGGGAATTTCACAGTTAATAGGATTTGAACTCAGATCATAAAATAGTAGTACCCCTTATAAATTTACCAGCTAACTGATATTTGCACGAGCAATATCGTTAAAACTTCTATATATTTATAGAAAAGCTTATTTTTAAACTTCTAGATATGTAACTTTGGTAAAATCATGGTTACcgaattcgctatgaatacgtccTTACCAATTCGCAATTCGCTCCTATAGAatgtgtgttatatgtatttttagTAAGCAacatgatagaattcgcttttagcAATTCGCGATTCGCAGGGCACCGAGCGAATTCGGTAACCATGGGtaaaattgtttttaaaaaatgTACTCCATAAATTATTAAATAATGACTTCTACAATTTATGGACTAtataaccagttgtatatgttatacggtgtagaatctgagctttgtgataaagtatccgagctttatatatgttaaagaatatgagatttattagaaagtattaaacacatccatttacacattaaaaacatgaactttgaattagctcagaacaaattcatataagctcggattcttatatcTTGGTTGTACAATAATGCTTATGGTACAATTGGATGTATAATCATATTTGTGTATACAGATAGACAAAACATCGATTCTGGAGGAGGCGATCAAGCACTTAAAACAAATGCAAGATAGAGTAAAGATACTAGAGGAAGCCACATCGAAACAAGTTGCGGAATCAATAACAGTGGTTAAGAGAAAGCAAATAGTTATGATCAAAGACACTGAAACTAGTAGTGTTGTTGAAAATGTTAACGGTTCAGTAACCTCTTCTGGAGGAAGTGACGACGGCGACAACGGTAATCAGGTGGCTGAACTCCCGGAAATAGAAGTTAAAATGACGCCCAAAACACTTCTCTTGAAAATTTGCTGCGTTAGAAGGAAAGGTATCTTGGGTACAATTTATAAAGAGGTGGAAATTCATGGCATGATTGTTCTTAATAGTAACATCATGGTTTTTGAAGCGGCAACCTTGGACATTACCATCCTTGCCAAGGTAATTttttttacacaaattctcatttaaaacgGATACTATATGTCTTCCAAATCATATGACAAATTGTctagaaaatgcaaaaaatgtcATCTCAAACAAGatttactgttttttttatttatgataAATTTTTCTAATCCGCGTTTAAATGGCTACAGATTGAAAAAGCAGAGGGGTATGACAAACAAGTGAAGGATCTTTTAAGAACTCTATATTCAATCCTTCGAGTTTAATTTTCTGATAACCCCGGTGTTTGAAGTATGTTTACAtcgtttatttttcaaataaagCACTGCCCGAAGCAAGGATTGCTCTAGCTTGGATTGAACAAGGATGATCCAAGATTTGAAGGGATATGTGCTTCTGTTGTTTACGCTTTTTGTTAGATTTGTTTTCTACTGTTTTTCGCTTATTTGCTTGTTGTAGGACGGACATGCACCATTTGGAATTTTTTTGGATTAGTAGGGTTAATTAGCAAACTAATTAGAGAATTAGAGGCCATTTCAAACTATTTTGGActaatgggtccacgtcatcacgttattttttttccagtttttcTACAAAGCCGCTGATGTTCTTAGCGGCTTACCTTAATTGCACCTAAAATTTCACCCCCTTCAAATCCAGTACCTAGTTCAGTCCCAAAATTTTAGAAAACGATGTAAGCCGCTGAAACTCTTAGCGGCTTATATACTTAGCGGAAAAGACGATGTTGAATTTTAATGTTGTTGGCTATGGAAGCCGCTAAGAAAAGCAGCGGCTTAGCTagtgatataaaaaaaaaaaatcgcgaATCTCACTCACTCTCTCATAACGACTAAACACAAAAAAAATCCCCAATTaaatcccaaaccctagaaaCCCGAAAAACCCAATTTCTCACTCACATTCTACCAAGTTTCTTTCAATCAATTAATCTCAATCAATCTAATTCATCCTATATTCAAGGTACTAATCATtctattgtaatttagcattgttgtttaattgattTTGTGCAAAGTTGACAAATCTCGTTTTAGCTTAGTTTAGAACTATAAaaattagtttagtttagtttatttcgtTTTAGCTTAGCTTAGTTTACAAATTAGTAGCTTACTTGTTCAACTTAGTATTTCACATTAATTTTTAACAATGGAGATAAATAATTATCCATTGATTTGTTGATGGAATGGTGAAATAGTGGTAAATGGTAAAAATATTAGTTATAAAGGTAGTTGTGAGAGCTTTGTTATTGATAATAGTAATATTAGTTTTAATGAGCTCAAGAATGAAATATATGAGTCTTTAGAGGTAGATAAAACAAAATTTGAGCTTAATATCAAAATGAAATTCCCAAGTGTAAGAGGTTACAAATTGTTATCCTTGAGTAATGATCGTAGTTTGAAAGCTTTATGGGCAAGTGTGTGTCAATCAAAAGCCGCATCCATGGATTTGTTTATTGAGTTGAATCCTCTTGAACAAGCTCTTGAAATTAGTCAAACAACTTTACAACCCTTTAATTTGTCATTCACAAATATGCTTAATCAAATTGAGGATCCCAATTGATATGTGTCTTTGTCAACTAATAATGTCGACGAAGCGGCCATAGATAGTAATATTTTTGGAGATGAAATTGAAAATGGCATTGAAGAGGAGGATACTATGTTGTTGTTGAGTGAGGATGAGGATGCTATGGTAGATCTTGTCTCTCAAACATGTACTAACCAGGGGCGGATCTAGGTAGAAGGCTGTGTGGGCTTGAGCCCAACCAGTTTCTAAGAATAAAATTAACTTATGTTACGAGATGTTCACTGATTCAATGTATCTCAATTGATCTAAGTACTGACATGAAGAATTTGCTTCTATTTTGATAGTTGGGGTTCAAACCCCATAACAAGCATTTTGTTTTCCTCATAATATCCCACGAGTTGGTTGACATTTCATCATAAAtcttaataatatttttttttttggtgcgaaaATCTTAATAATGTTTATGATAAATTGTTAATACGGTGCACATAATAATTTGATCGttgttaaaattaatttaaaaaaaaattgtacacACCCGCCTATTCGAGAATACAAAAATATCATATTTCAAAAAGACGGAGATAATAGGACGTCTTCGTTTTTTTCATGATGGTTGTTAAATTTAACGGAACTTTGAAAATAATTTGTAAACAAGTATAAAATTTGCAATATTTAATCATATATTTTTACAAGATAATATTTATTCCGTATATTGTAATTCTCCCCAAAAAAAATAGCTTTGCCTAGTTATGCTATACACTATGTGCGACTCCGATTATACGGTTTGCCGGTTTCACAAGTCTAATCACTGCGGATGTTAACCTAGCTAGCCCAACCTACTTCTGAATTCTGGATCCGCCCCTGGTACTAACACTCAATTTATTAAGGTTCATGCTTTAGATGTTGAGCATGTAAATATTTGGTATAAATCAAGTGTGGCTCCATTTATGAATGGTGGGGAGTTTAGTGTTGCGCAAGAATTTGCAAGCAAAGAGATTTTGCGACAAGTTATCACATCCTACAACGTCCTTAGACCCCAAGTTTATAAAACTACCGAATCAAAACCTCACACCGTGACGTTTAAATGTAATAGAAAACCCTTAGCTTGTAGTTGGTATTTAAGAGCGagtaaaaaaaatatttcaatGGATGTCTTCTCAATTGTGTCATACAAAGGTCCACATGAAGCGTCTTGTGTGGTTCGCAAACCATCTCTTGATCATCCAAACTTAAGGGGGGAGTTTATTAGTAATGCTATTAAGCATCTCGTGAAAGAAGATTGGGAGGCTAAGGTGAGTTT from Silene latifolia isolate original U9 population chromosome 2, ASM4854445v1, whole genome shotgun sequence encodes the following:
- the LOC141643499 gene encoding transcription factor bHLH18-like produces the protein MEAWLSELGMAWNEGTNLSNNNTHEEDMDTISEELAAVLGDDFAFTNFNEETTMSSLLNCTIIDQNPTNNLLGQCDQQLPPLSNNDYSPTSIEPIITNDQITNINNIATKNSSVLSDEHVAANTSGRKRRRDPEQVQGHILAERKRRELLSQRFIALSAMVPGLKKIDKTSILEEAIKHLKQMQDRVKILEEATSKQVAESITVVKRKQIVMIKDTETSSVVENVNGSVTSSGGSDDGDNGNQVAELPEIEVKMTPKTLLLKICCVRRKGILGTIYKEVEIHGMIVLNSNIMVFEAATLDITILAKIEKAEGYDKQVKDLLRTLYSILRV